From one Streptomyces sp. R41 genomic stretch:
- a CDS encoding LLM class F420-dependent oxidoreductase has product MPRPFRFGVNLISPASADEWRAKCRRAEELGYDVIAVADHLGMPAPFPALVAAAEATERPRLGTFVLNTGFWNPTLLAREVATTDTLTGGRLELGLGTGYVQAEHETAGLPWGSPRERVDHLLRTVKELDRLLGSEALPHSRLPSSGGTPKQQAAQKPRVPLLIGANGDRMLRLTAEHADIAAFTGARTLEGGTLAPITAEELDERVALFRESAAGRKEPAELNLLIQIVTVTDDRGAAIQPWLPRIPHLTEQQVLELPIVLVGTLEQIIEQVRAQRERYGFSYLTVLEPNMEVFAPVVEALRGE; this is encoded by the coding sequence ATGCCGCGCCCCTTCCGATTCGGCGTCAACCTGATCAGCCCCGCATCCGCCGATGAATGGCGCGCCAAGTGCCGCAGGGCCGAGGAACTCGGCTACGACGTCATCGCCGTGGCCGACCACCTCGGCATGCCCGCCCCGTTCCCCGCCCTGGTCGCCGCCGCCGAGGCGACCGAGCGGCCCCGCCTCGGCACATTCGTGCTCAACACGGGCTTCTGGAACCCCACGCTGCTGGCCCGCGAGGTGGCCACCACCGACACGTTGACCGGCGGACGCCTCGAACTGGGCCTCGGCACCGGCTATGTACAGGCGGAGCACGAGACCGCGGGCCTCCCGTGGGGTTCGCCGCGTGAGCGGGTCGATCATCTTCTGCGCACGGTCAAGGAGTTGGACCGGCTCCTCGGCTCGGAGGCGCTCCCCCACTCTCGGCTCCCCTCGAGCGGGGGGACCCCCAAGCAGCAGGCCGCGCAGAAGCCTCGCGTGCCGCTCCTGATCGGCGCCAACGGCGACCGGATGCTGCGGCTCACCGCCGAGCACGCGGACATCGCGGCCTTCACCGGCGCGCGCACCCTGGAGGGCGGCACGCTGGCGCCCATCACGGCCGAGGAACTCGACGAACGCGTCGCCCTGTTCCGGGAGTCCGCCGCGGGGCGCAAGGAGCCCGCCGAGCTCAACCTGCTGATCCAGATCGTCACCGTCACCGACGACCGCGGTGCCGCCATTCAGCCCTGGCTGCCCCGCATTCCCCACCTGACCGAGCAACAGGTGCTCGAGCTGCCGATCGTGCTGGTGGGCACCTTGGAGCAGATCATCGAGCAGGTGCGGGCGCAGCGGGAGCGGTACGGATTCTCGTATCTGACCGTGCTGGAGCCGAACATGGAGGTGTTCGCCCCCGTCGTCGAGGCACTGCGTGGCGAGTGA
- a CDS encoding GNAT family N-acetyltransferase gives MTDLRIRAATPDDLDTVLAFWKVAAEGTSISDDRDGVERLIARDPAALILAEQDGELVGTVIAGFDGWRCHLYRLAVHPERRRLGIGSALLAAAEERFVRLGGRRGDAMVLQRNETAQHAWRAAGYAPEEQWRRWVKPLTD, from the coding sequence ATGACTGACCTGCGTATACGGGCCGCGACGCCCGACGACCTCGACACCGTGCTGGCCTTCTGGAAGGTGGCCGCCGAGGGCACGAGCATCAGTGACGACCGGGACGGCGTGGAGCGGCTCATCGCCCGCGATCCCGCGGCGCTGATCCTCGCCGAACAGGACGGCGAGCTGGTCGGCACGGTGATCGCGGGCTTCGACGGCTGGCGGTGTCATCTGTACCGCCTCGCGGTGCACCCCGAACGCCGGCGCCTCGGCATCGGCTCGGCGCTTCTCGCCGCGGCCGAGGAACGTTTCGTACGACTCGGGGGGCGCCGCGGCGACGCGATGGTGCTCCAGCGGAACGAGACCGCGCAGCATGCGTGGCGGGCCGCCGGGTATGCACCCGAGGAGCAGTGGCGCCGCTGGGTGAAGCCGCTCACCGACTAG
- a CDS encoding hemolysin family protein: MNEVLLLLVAILLSLACGAFVAAEFSLTTVERSELQRAVERGERGASGALKAVRNLTFQLSGAQLGITVTNLVVGMLSEASIAKLIAGPLESIGISPSASNSVALVIGTALSTVFLMVVGELVPKNWAISSPLAVAKRVATPQRWFSAAFRPFITHLNNTANSVVRRFGLEPAEELASARGPQELVALARHSAKQGALEADTAELFVRTLNLADLTAENVMTPRVQVIALDAQATCEDVANATRATGLSRFPVYRGNLDSVVGIAHIKDVLTVPAERRTQTPVSQIMREPLLVPESLTVDRLLDRLVGKRTMAAVIDEYGGTAGVATLEDIVEEVVGEVRDEHDPHETPDLAPAGADDEGRALYSADGSARIDQLARVGLRVPDGPYETLAGFMATELGRIPDVEDSVEVAGWRLDVVDASGRRAARVLLHAPRDGGEGER, encoded by the coding sequence ATGAACGAAGTGCTCCTCCTCCTGGTGGCGATTCTGCTCTCACTGGCCTGTGGCGCCTTCGTCGCCGCGGAGTTCTCGCTGACCACGGTCGAGCGCAGTGAGCTGCAGCGGGCCGTCGAGCGCGGTGAGCGCGGCGCGTCGGGCGCCCTCAAAGCCGTACGGAATCTGACCTTCCAGCTCTCCGGCGCCCAGCTCGGCATCACCGTCACCAACCTGGTGGTCGGCATGCTCTCGGAGGCGTCGATCGCCAAGCTGATCGCGGGTCCGCTGGAGTCGATCGGCATCTCGCCCTCCGCGTCGAACTCGGTGGCCCTGGTCATCGGCACGGCTCTGTCGACGGTCTTCCTGATGGTCGTCGGCGAGCTCGTGCCCAAGAACTGGGCGATCTCCTCTCCGCTCGCCGTGGCCAAGCGGGTGGCGACGCCGCAGCGCTGGTTCAGCGCCGCCTTCCGCCCGTTCATCACGCACCTCAACAACACGGCGAACAGTGTCGTACGACGCTTCGGCCTCGAACCCGCCGAGGAGCTGGCCTCCGCACGCGGGCCCCAGGAACTGGTGGCGCTCGCCCGGCACTCCGCCAAGCAGGGCGCCCTGGAGGCGGACACCGCCGAGTTGTTCGTGCGCACGCTGAATCTGGCCGACCTGACCGCGGAGAACGTGATGACCCCGCGCGTGCAGGTCATCGCGCTGGACGCGCAGGCGACCTGCGAGGACGTGGCGAACGCGACACGGGCGACCGGCCTGTCCCGCTTCCCCGTCTACCGCGGCAATCTCGACTCGGTCGTCGGCATCGCGCACATCAAGGACGTGCTGACCGTGCCCGCCGAACGCCGGACTCAGACACCCGTCTCCCAGATCATGCGTGAGCCGCTGCTCGTCCCGGAGTCCCTGACCGTCGACCGGCTGCTGGACCGGCTGGTCGGCAAGCGCACCATGGCCGCGGTCATCGACGAGTACGGCGGTACGGCCGGGGTCGCCACCCTGGAGGACATCGTCGAGGAGGTCGTCGGCGAGGTGCGGGACGAGCACGACCCGCACGAGACGCCCGACCTGGCCCCGGCCGGCGCGGACGACGAGGGGCGGGCCCTCTACTCGGCCGACGGGTCGGCCCGCATCGACCAGCTGGCGCGCGTCGGTCTGCGGGTGCCCGACGGACCGTACGAGACGCTGGCCGGTTTCATGGCGACCGAGCTCGGTCGCATTCCCGACGTCGAGGACAGCGTCGAGGTCGCCGGGTGGCGGCTCGACGTGGTGGACGCCTCGGGGCGGCGGGCAGCGCGGGTGCTGCTGCACGCTCCGCGCGACGGTGGGGAGGGGGAGCGATGA
- a CDS encoding hemolysin family protein, with protein sequence MTAVQLLIGLATLVVNAFFVGAEFALISVRRSQIEPHAERGDRRARSVLWGLEHVSALLAAAQLGITLCTLVLGIVAEPAIAHLLEPVFHAVGVSQSAGHAISFIIALTLATYLHMLLGEMVPKNIALAEPVRTALLLGPPLVGLSRALRPVIFSINAFANGLLKLLRVEAKGEVAATFSDDELARLVKDSSAAGLIDDRAQERLHDALELGRRPVRDVVLPLERVVYARVGVTPDELERLSAESGFSRFPVVDEGRRIVGYLHVKDALDAMPRDVAFPVRDMRPIARVRESTPLDDVLTAMRRSRTHLAAVMGSDGRLAGLVTMEDVLRELFGQPA encoded by the coding sequence ATGACCGCCGTACAACTGCTGATCGGCCTCGCGACGCTGGTCGTGAACGCCTTCTTCGTGGGCGCCGAGTTCGCGCTGATCTCGGTGCGCCGCAGCCAGATCGAGCCGCACGCCGAGCGGGGCGACCGTCGGGCGCGCAGCGTGCTGTGGGGCCTGGAGCACGTGTCCGCGCTGCTGGCGGCCGCGCAGCTGGGCATCACCCTGTGCACGCTGGTCCTGGGCATCGTGGCCGAGCCCGCGATCGCGCACCTTCTGGAGCCGGTGTTCCACGCGGTGGGCGTCTCGCAGAGCGCTGGCCACGCGATCTCGTTCATCATCGCGCTCACCCTGGCGACGTATCTGCACATGCTGCTCGGCGAGATGGTGCCGAAGAACATCGCGCTCGCGGAGCCGGTGCGCACCGCGCTGCTGCTCGGCCCGCCACTGGTCGGGCTCTCGCGCGCGCTGCGCCCGGTCATCTTCTCGATCAACGCCTTCGCGAACGGACTGCTGAAGCTGCTGCGGGTCGAGGCGAAGGGCGAGGTCGCGGCGACCTTCTCCGACGACGAACTGGCCCGGCTGGTCAAGGACTCCAGCGCCGCCGGGCTGATCGACGACCGGGCTCAGGAGCGGCTGCACGACGCGCTGGAGCTGGGCCGGCGACCCGTGCGGGACGTCGTCCTCCCCCTGGAACGCGTCGTCTACGCGCGCGTGGGCGTCACTCCGGACGAACTGGAACGGCTGTCCGCCGAGTCCGGCTTCTCCCGCTTCCCCGTCGTCGACGAGGGCCGCCGCATCGTCGGCTACCTCCATGTCAAGGACGCACTGGACGCGATGCCGCGCGACGTGGCGTTCCCGGTGCGGGACATGCGCCCCATCGCACGGGTACGGGAGAGCACTCCACTGGACGACGTGCTGACGGCGATGCGGCGCAGTCGTACGCATCTCGCGGCGGTCATGGGCAGCGACGGGCGGCTCGCGGGGCTGGTGACGATGGAGGACGTGCTGCGGGAGTTGTTCGGGCAGCCGGCGTGA
- a CDS encoding SGNH/GDSL hydrolase family protein: MQTNATYTSLVAVGDSFTEGMSDLLPDGSYRGWADLLAARMAARTPGFRYANLAVRGKLIRQIVDEQVDVAAAMRPDVITLVGGLNDTLRPKVDMGRVRGLLEEAVERLAPACKQLVLMRSPGRNGPVLERFRPRMEELFTVVDDLAERHGALVVDLYGAPSLADPRLWDVDRLHLTAEGHRRVAEAVWQTLGYEPQDAQWHTPMAATAPPGWVARRTADARFAKQHLLPWIGRRLTGRSSGDGRPAKRPELLPYEGSVG; the protein is encoded by the coding sequence ATGCAGACGAATGCCACGTACACCAGTCTTGTCGCGGTCGGCGACTCCTTCACCGAGGGCATGTCGGACCTGTTGCCCGACGGCTCGTACCGCGGCTGGGCCGATCTCCTCGCGGCCCGGATGGCGGCACGGACGCCCGGCTTCCGGTACGCCAACCTCGCGGTGCGCGGCAAGCTGATCCGGCAGATCGTCGACGAGCAGGTGGACGTGGCAGCCGCGATGCGACCCGACGTGATCACGCTGGTCGGCGGGCTCAACGACACGCTGCGCCCCAAGGTCGACATGGGACGCGTCCGCGGTCTCCTGGAGGAGGCCGTGGAGCGGCTCGCCCCCGCATGCAAGCAGCTCGTCCTGATGCGCAGCCCCGGCCGCAACGGCCCGGTTCTCGAACGGTTCCGACCGCGTATGGAGGAGCTCTTCACCGTCGTCGACGACCTCGCGGAGCGGCACGGCGCGCTCGTGGTCGACCTGTACGGTGCGCCCTCGCTCGCCGACCCCCGCCTGTGGGACGTGGACCGGCTGCACCTGACGGCGGAGGGGCACCGTCGCGTCGCCGAGGCGGTGTGGCAGACGCTCGGGTACGAGCCGCAGGACGCGCAGTGGCATACGCCTATGGCGGCCACCGCGCCACCCGGCTGGGTCGCCCGCCGCACCGCCGACGCCCGGTTCGCCAAGCAGCACCTGCTGCCGTGGATCGGACGGCGGCTGACAGGCCGCTCGTCGGGTGACGGACGCCCGGCCAAGCGGCCCGAGCTGCTGCCGTACGAGGGATCGGTGGGGTAG
- a CDS encoding DUF4326 domain-containing protein: protein MPTTVINLKGHIHDFGPRLEKAPADLVYIGRRWTIGHWDLPQHPLYNPFAPDTPTKKRDGTRAEVMEMYRAYLLERPELLAQVPALRGKTLACWCAPELCHGDILAELADAS from the coding sequence ATGCCCACCACCGTGATCAACCTCAAGGGCCACATCCACGACTTCGGTCCCCGGCTGGAAAAGGCCCCGGCGGACCTCGTCTACATCGGTCGTCGCTGGACCATCGGCCACTGGGACCTCCCGCAGCACCCGCTCTACAACCCGTTCGCGCCCGACACCCCCACCAAGAAGCGCGACGGCACCCGGGCCGAGGTCATGGAGATGTACCGGGCGTATCTCCTCGAACGCCCCGAGCTCCTCGCCCAGGTACCCGCCCTGCGCGGCAAGACGCTGGCGTGCTGGTGCGCGCCCGAGCTGTGCCACGGCGACATCCTCGCGGAGCTGGCGGACGCCTCGTAG
- a CDS encoding ferredoxin, protein MRLVVDLNRCQGYAQCAFLAPDVFAMHGEESLLYNPQAEEERREEVARAVAACPVQAILVEADASDEAPGGDREGDR, encoded by the coding sequence GTGAGGCTTGTCGTCGATCTCAACCGCTGCCAGGGATACGCGCAGTGCGCGTTCCTCGCTCCCGACGTATTTGCCATGCACGGAGAAGAGTCGCTGCTCTACAACCCGCAGGCCGAGGAGGAGAGGCGCGAGGAAGTGGCGCGAGCCGTCGCCGCGTGCCCCGTCCAGGCCATCCTCGTGGAGGCGGACGCCTCGGACGAGGCCCCCGGAGGCGACCGGGAGGGCGACCGGTGA
- a CDS encoding NAD(P)/FAD-dependent oxidoreductase — protein MSGNGSLERLKREGRIVVVGASLAGLRGAETLREEGFTGSLTMIGDEPYEPYDRPPLSKQVLLGKATADRTLLPRRRAIDAEWRLGVPATGLDMAVGRVRLADGDEVEYDRLLIATGVRARPWPREDEAELDGVFVLRTRDDAHALERSLAQGPRRVLVIGAGFTGSEIASACRERGIAVTVAERADAPLVGALGGVIGQVAAELHRENGVDLRCGVMVTGLEGDSTGRVRAAHFSDGNSVEADVVVVSLGAMRNTEWLAGSGLGAGPRGIACDAGCRAFDIRGIVTDDIYVAGDVARSPHPLFGYQFLSLEHWGNAVSQAETAAHNMMSESTDRRPHIWVPAFWSSQFGVNIKSVGVPTMGTEILIAQGALNERRFTGVYGYQGRVIGAVTFDQSKWLQFYQQQIETTAPFPPPYPTMDRRPEGQHPMDADFPDPSVPTHGPTVTLSGYSPADRRMTFTPARH, from the coding sequence GTGAGCGGCAACGGATCTCTCGAGCGGCTCAAGCGCGAAGGGCGCATCGTCGTCGTCGGCGCCTCACTGGCGGGGCTGCGTGGCGCGGAGACGTTGCGCGAGGAAGGGTTCACCGGCTCCCTCACGATGATCGGCGACGAGCCGTACGAGCCTTACGACCGCCCCCCGCTGTCGAAGCAGGTCCTGCTGGGCAAGGCGACGGCGGATCGCACCCTCCTCCCGCGGCGCCGGGCGATCGACGCGGAGTGGCGCCTCGGGGTGCCGGCCACCGGCCTGGACATGGCGGTCGGACGGGTACGGCTGGCCGACGGCGACGAGGTGGAGTACGACCGGCTGCTCATCGCCACCGGTGTACGGGCCAGGCCATGGCCCAGGGAGGACGAGGCGGAGCTCGACGGCGTGTTCGTCCTGCGGACCCGCGACGACGCCCACGCACTGGAGCGCTCGCTCGCGCAGGGACCGCGCCGCGTGCTCGTGATCGGCGCGGGATTCACCGGCTCGGAGATCGCCTCGGCCTGCCGGGAACGCGGGATCGCGGTCACCGTGGCCGAACGGGCCGACGCACCCCTGGTCGGAGCGCTCGGCGGAGTGATCGGCCAGGTCGCGGCCGAGCTGCATCGCGAGAACGGCGTCGACCTGCGCTGCGGCGTCATGGTGACCGGTCTGGAGGGCGACTCCACGGGACGCGTCCGCGCCGCCCATTTCTCCGACGGGAACTCCGTCGAGGCGGACGTGGTGGTCGTATCGCTCGGTGCCATGCGCAACACCGAATGGCTCGCGGGATCCGGACTCGGCGCGGGTCCTCGGGGCATCGCCTGTGACGCCGGCTGCCGGGCCTTCGACATCCGGGGCATCGTGACCGACGACATCTATGTGGCGGGCGACGTCGCCCGGTCCCCGCATCCGCTGTTCGGATACCAATTCCTGTCTCTGGAGCACTGGGGGAATGCCGTTTCCCAGGCCGAGACCGCGGCGCACAACATGATGAGTGAAAGCACGGACCGCCGCCCCCACATCTGGGTGCCCGCGTTCTGGTCCTCACAGTTCGGTGTGAACATCAAGTCCGTCGGGGTGCCGACGATGGGGACGGAGATCCTCATCGCGCAGGGCGCTCTCAACGAGCGCAGATTCACCGGCGTGTACGGCTATCAGGGGCGTGTCATCGGCGCCGTCACCTTCGACCAGTCGAAGTGGCTGCAGTTCTACCAGCAGCAGATCGAGACCACGGCGCCGTTCCCCCCGCCCTACCCCACGATGGACCGCCGTCCCGAGGGACAGCACCCGATGGACGCCGACTTCCCCGACCCGTCGGTGCCCACGCACGGCCCGACCGTCACTCTCAGCGGATATTCGCCCGCCGACCGGCGGATGACGTTCACCCCCGCCAGGCACTGA
- a CDS encoding cytochrome P450, with translation MDILRQIIDHANRANPYPLYEQLRKTPVYHEADGPYVVSTYYDIQSLLHDPRVSSDVRNLKSAAADPLAADQQEETALPPSFLRLDPPEHDRLRRMTNRPFGPPHSPRRIYEMHDELKGIVAGLIDGIDAPDRIDLVDQVSYPFPVTVICRLLGVPREDETRFHTWADTIAASLDPVLDDDREERTKIAHNARTELGMYLAGLIEERRKKPGDDMLSELATSHGPDGAMTTMEALSTSVLLLIAGHETTVNLITNGMLTLLRNPDVLQRLREDPKLSVPLVEELLRFEPPVQLVPQRSTLADIEVRGVTIPKGASLWLVLAAGNRDPDRFDHPDRFDPDRGDIQHLGFGSGIHSCFGAPLARLEAQLALSELARRLENPRLLEDPPPYRQSAVLRGPRHLPIACDGIRP, from the coding sequence ATGGACATCCTGCGGCAGATCATCGACCACGCCAACCGTGCCAATCCGTATCCGCTGTACGAGCAGCTCCGCAAGACGCCGGTGTACCACGAGGCGGACGGGCCGTACGTCGTCAGCACGTACTACGACATCCAGAGTCTTCTGCACGATCCGCGGGTCAGCTCCGACGTGCGCAACCTGAAGTCGGCGGCGGCCGATCCGCTGGCCGCCGACCAACAGGAGGAGACCGCGCTGCCGCCGAGCTTCCTGCGGCTCGACCCTCCGGAGCACGACCGGCTGCGGCGTATGACGAACCGGCCTTTCGGCCCACCGCACTCCCCTCGGCGCATCTACGAGATGCACGACGAGCTGAAAGGCATCGTCGCGGGGCTCATCGACGGTATCGACGCCCCGGATCGGATCGATCTGGTCGACCAGGTCTCCTATCCCTTCCCGGTGACCGTGATCTGCCGACTGCTGGGGGTGCCGCGTGAGGACGAGACGCGCTTCCACACCTGGGCGGACACCATCGCCGCCAGCCTGGACCCCGTCCTGGACGACGATCGCGAGGAGCGCACCAAGATCGCGCACAATGCGCGCACGGAGCTGGGCATGTATCTGGCCGGGCTCATCGAGGAACGTCGCAAGAAGCCCGGCGACGACATGTTGTCGGAGCTGGCCACCTCGCACGGGCCGGACGGTGCCATGACGACGATGGAGGCCCTGAGCACGTCGGTGCTCCTGCTGATCGCCGGTCATGAGACGACGGTCAACCTCATCACCAACGGCATGCTGACCCTGCTGCGCAACCCCGACGTCCTCCAGCGGCTGCGCGAGGACCCGAAACTGTCCGTCCCCCTCGTCGAGGAGTTGCTGCGCTTCGAACCACCGGTGCAGCTGGTGCCGCAGCGCAGCACCCTCGCCGACATCGAGGTGCGCGGCGTCACCATCCCCAAGGGCGCGTCGCTGTGGCTGGTGCTGGCAGCGGGCAACCGCGACCCCGACCGCTTCGACCATCCGGACCGGTTCGACCCTGACCGCGGGGACATCCAGCATCTGGGCTTCGGCAGCGGCATTCACAGCTGCTTCGGCGCCCCACTGGCCCGGCTGGAGGCGCAACTCGCGCTGAGCGAGCTGGCCCGCAGGCTGGAGAATCCCCGACTGCTGGAGGATCCGCCCCCCTACCGGCAGAGCGCGGTCCTTCGCGGCCCGCGCCATCTGCCGATCGCCTGCGACGGCATCCGGCCTTAG
- the purB gene encoding adenylosuccinate lyase yields MTAAPAKPRIPNVLAGRYASAELATLWSPEQKVKLERQLWLAVLRAQKDLGIEVPDAAIADYERVLDQVDLASIAEREKVTRHDVKARIEEFNDLAGHEHVHKGMTSRDLTENVEQLQIRLSLELMRDRTVAVLARLGKLAGEYAELVMAGRSHNVAAQATTLGKRFATAADELLVAYGRVEELLGRYPLRGIKGPVGTAQDMLDLLGGDAAKLADLEQRIAQHLGFSQAFTSVGQVYPRSLDYEVVTALVQLAAAPSSLAKTIRLMAGHELVTEGFKPGQVGSSAMPHKMNTRSCERVNGLMVILRGYASMTGELAGDQWNEGDVSCSVVRRVALPDAFFALDGLLETFLTVLDEFGAFPAVVARELDRYLPFLATTKVLMGAVRAGVGREVAHEAIKENAVASALAMREQGAERNELLDKLAADERIPLDRAQLDELMADKLSFTGAAADQVAVVVGRIEDIVKQHPQAAAYTPGAIL; encoded by the coding sequence GTGACTGCCGCGCCCGCAAAGCCCCGTATCCCCAACGTCCTCGCCGGACGCTACGCCTCCGCCGAGCTCGCCACGCTCTGGTCCCCCGAGCAGAAGGTGAAGCTGGAGCGTCAGCTCTGGCTCGCCGTGCTGCGGGCCCAGAAGGACCTCGGGATCGAGGTGCCGGACGCCGCCATCGCCGACTACGAGCGCGTCCTCGACCAGGTCGACCTCGCCTCGATCGCCGAGCGCGAGAAGGTCACGCGGCACGACGTGAAAGCGCGGATCGAGGAGTTCAACGACCTCGCCGGACACGAGCACGTGCACAAGGGCATGACGTCCCGGGACCTCACCGAGAACGTCGAGCAGCTGCAGATCCGGCTCTCGCTGGAGCTGATGCGTGACCGCACGGTCGCCGTCCTGGCGCGCCTCGGCAAGCTCGCGGGCGAGTACGCCGAACTGGTCATGGCCGGCCGCTCGCACAACGTGGCCGCCCAGGCCACCACCCTCGGCAAGCGCTTCGCGACCGCCGCCGACGAGCTGCTCGTCGCGTACGGCCGCGTCGAGGAGCTGCTCGGCCGCTACCCGCTGCGTGGCATCAAGGGCCCGGTGGGCACGGCGCAGGACATGCTGGACCTGCTGGGCGGCGACGCGGCGAAGCTCGCGGACCTGGAGCAGCGCATCGCCCAGCACCTCGGCTTCTCGCAGGCCTTCACCTCCGTCGGCCAGGTCTACCCGCGCTCGCTCGACTACGAGGTCGTCACCGCGCTGGTGCAGCTGGCGGCCGCGCCGTCCTCGCTGGCCAAGACGATCCGGCTGATGGCCGGGCACGAGCTGGTCACCGAGGGCTTCAAGCCCGGCCAGGTCGGCTCGTCCGCGATGCCGCACAAGATGAACACCCGCTCCTGCGAGCGCGTCAACGGCCTGATGGTCATCCTGCGCGGCTACGCGTCGATGACCGGCGAGCTGGCGGGCGACCAGTGGAACGAGGGCGACGTGTCGTGCTCGGTCGTACGCCGCGTCGCGCTGCCCGACGCGTTCTTCGCGCTGGACGGCCTGTTGGAGACCTTCCTCACCGTCCTCGACGAGTTCGGCGCCTTCCCGGCCGTCGTCGCGCGCGAGCTGGACCGCTACCTGCCGTTCCTCGCGACGACCAAGGTCCTCATGGGCGCGGTGCGCGCGGGCGTCGGCCGCGAGGTCGCGCACGAGGCCATCAAGGAGAACGCCGTCGCCTCCGCGCTCGCCATGCGTGAGCAGGGCGCCGAGCGCAACGAGCTGCTCGACAAGCTCGCCGCGGACGAACGCATCCCGCTCGACCGCGCCCAGCTCGACGAGTTGATGGCCGACAAGCTCTCCTTCACGGGTGCCGCGGCCGACCAGGTCGCCGTCGTCGTCGGCCGTATCGAGGACATCGTGAAGCAGCACCCGCAGGCCGCGGCCTACACGCCGGGGGCGATCCTCTGA
- the mug gene encoding G/U mismatch-specific DNA glycosylase, protein MPDVVADGLHVLFCGINPGLMTAATGHHFARPGNRFWPVLHLSGFTPRLMKPSEQGELLSYGLGITNVVARATARADELSAAEYREGGRLLSEKVERLRPRWLAVVGVTAYRTAFGDRKAQVGPQERTIGASRVWVLPNPSGLNAHWTAATMAEEFGRLREAAQAQ, encoded by the coding sequence GTGCCGGATGTCGTCGCGGACGGCCTCCACGTTCTGTTCTGCGGCATCAATCCGGGACTGATGACGGCCGCCACCGGCCATCACTTCGCCCGGCCCGGAAACCGCTTCTGGCCGGTGCTGCACCTTTCCGGGTTCACACCCCGCCTCATGAAGCCGTCGGAACAGGGCGAGTTGCTCTCGTACGGGCTCGGCATCACGAATGTGGTGGCGCGCGCGACGGCTCGGGCCGACGAGCTCAGCGCCGCGGAGTACCGCGAGGGCGGGCGACTGCTCAGCGAGAAGGTGGAGCGACTGCGGCCGCGGTGGCTCGCGGTGGTCGGTGTGACCGCGTACCGGACGGCGTTCGGTGACCGCAAGGCTCAAGTCGGCCCGCAGGAGCGGACGATCGGGGCCAGCCGGGTGTGGGTACTCCCCAACCCGAGTGGGCTCAACGCGCATTGGACGGCGGCGACGATGGCGGAGGAGTTCGGGCGGTTGAGGGAGGCCGCGCAGGCTCAGTAG
- a CDS encoding ABC transporter permease, which produces MTFAPVLRAEWIKIRTLRSLLWGLAAVLLATAAFSALAGLDDSGDQDFDPLFSAFFGVSFGQIAAITYGAQAVSAEFQGGALRVTLAAVPDRVRWFAAKAVAIGVPALVVGLVTGGVSLVVGKAVLGTRANGLTWGEGLRGVVGCGIYLTLMALLAAGLAALLRSGVATLSILIPFLLIVSFVVGSAAGTVADYLPDKAGQVVLHETWDGALGPWTGLAVTAAWAAAALAAGAWSVRRRDA; this is translated from the coding sequence ATGACCTTCGCACCCGTACTCCGCGCGGAGTGGATCAAGATCCGTACGCTGCGGTCGCTCCTGTGGGGACTGGCCGCCGTCCTGCTCGCCACCGCGGCGTTCTCCGCGCTCGCCGGTCTCGACGACTCCGGGGACCAGGACTTCGACCCGCTGTTCTCGGCGTTCTTCGGTGTCAGCTTCGGACAGATCGCGGCGATCACCTATGGCGCGCAGGCGGTCTCGGCCGAGTTCCAGGGCGGCGCCCTGCGCGTCACGCTCGCAGCAGTACCGGACCGAGTGCGGTGGTTCGCGGCCAAGGCGGTGGCCATCGGCGTACCGGCGTTGGTCGTCGGCCTGGTCACAGGGGGCGTGAGCCTGGTCGTGGGCAAGGCGGTCCTCGGGACCAGGGCGAACGGGCTGACCTGGGGCGAGGGGCTGCGCGGTGTGGTCGGCTGCGGTATCTATCTGACACTGATGGCATTGCTCGCGGCGGGACTCGCGGCCCTCCTGCGCAGCGGAGTCGCCACCCTGAGCATCCTGATCCCGTTCCTCCTGATCGTGTCGTTCGTCGTCGGGTCGGCGGCGGGCACCGTGGCCGACTACCTGCCGGACAAGGCGGGGCAGGTGGTCCTCCACGAGACGTGGGACGGTGCTCTCGGTCCGTGGACGGGGCTCGCCGTGACCGCGGCCTGGGCAGCGGCGGCGCTGGCGGCCGGCGCGTGGAGCGTGCGACGCCGGGACGCCTGA